In one Bradyrhizobium sp. 4 genomic region, the following are encoded:
- a CDS encoding ABC transporter permease — protein MWSYAFKRAATTAVTLLAASIIIFAFIHIVPGDPIYVLLGDTATPDQIDALRHQLGLDQPIILQYLTWAGHVLEGDLGRSIFFQAPVLSVIADGAETSTLLATMTMIWVAVIGVPIGMIAAVRHGTWLDQGLSGGAMLMASIPTFWVGLYLILIFAAWLGWFPSSGYPSIFEGGVLNLRYLVLPSLALAAPNAALILRLTRASMLDVSREDYVRTARAKGIRPWQVVRRHIWRNALLAVVSAFGFTFAALLSEAVVTETVFALPGIGRLVVQSILRRDYPVIQGVILVIVVVYLLINLIVDLSYRLLDPRVELQ, from the coding sequence ATGTGGTCTTACGCATTCAAGCGCGCAGCAACGACGGCGGTGACGCTGCTGGCAGCGTCCATCATCATCTTCGCGTTCATCCATATCGTGCCGGGTGACCCGATTTATGTTCTGCTCGGTGACACCGCGACCCCCGACCAGATCGACGCCTTGCGACACCAGCTCGGTCTCGACCAACCGATTATCCTGCAATATCTCACTTGGGCCGGCCATGTGCTCGAGGGCGACCTCGGGCGGTCGATCTTCTTCCAGGCGCCCGTGCTGTCGGTAATTGCCGATGGCGCCGAGACCAGCACTTTGCTCGCCACCATGACGATGATCTGGGTTGCGGTCATCGGGGTGCCGATCGGCATGATTGCGGCGGTCCGGCACGGCACGTGGCTCGATCAGGGATTGTCCGGCGGGGCGATGCTGATGGCCTCGATACCCACGTTCTGGGTCGGGCTCTATCTGATCCTGATCTTTGCGGCCTGGCTTGGTTGGTTTCCGAGCTCCGGCTATCCGTCGATCTTCGAAGGTGGTGTCCTCAATCTCCGCTATCTCGTCCTCCCAAGCCTGGCGCTTGCGGCTCCGAATGCCGCTTTGATCCTGCGGCTGACGCGCGCCAGCATGCTCGACGTCTCCCGGGAGGACTATGTACGCACGGCCCGTGCAAAGGGAATCCGGCCGTGGCAGGTCGTGCGCCGCCACATCTGGCGTAATGCACTCCTGGCGGTCGTGTCGGCCTTCGGCTTCACCTTCGCCGCGCTGCTGTCCGAAGCGGTGGTGACCGAAACCGTGTTTGCCCTGCCCGGCATCGGCCGCCTTGTCGTTCAGTCGATCCTTCGCCGAGACTACCCTGTGATCCAGGGCGTCATCCTGGTCATCGTGGTGGTTTATCTCCTGATCAATCTGATCGTCGATCTGAGCTATCGTCTGCTCGATCCGCGGGTTGAACTGCAATGA
- a CDS encoding ABC transporter substrate-binding protein — protein MRYGPSVLMRGVVGLATASFLLAQANAATLLREATIGEPPPLDVMLTTADVASVIGRHIFETLYALDSTYTPRPLLAESDRTEDGGRTIVIKLREGVLFHNGKEMTAKDVAASMTRWGSFGARGKLLMAAATSVEATGQYEVTLKLSAPNGAWKALIADVNGGLAIYPEDIAAKAGNRPIEQKDYIGTGPYKFVEWRPNRYVEVERFDGYKPVKEKGDGFAGARVASFDKIRFIPVPDVGTRVSGVQAGDYDYAEMISGDLYESLSKDPSVQVQRTNAPIFGLFFMNSKQGILKDNYKLRRAIQTALDKSQALRVAFGPKDLWTAEGSIFPNGTPWYSSEGVSNYSAHDPKKAKELAKEADYTGTPIRLLVSTNYQAHYDEASVFTRQLADAGINVQMMVVDWATLLKMRGQPEQWDIFVTHHSFAPDPLLLTFLNASYPGWWDSPEIGSLRAELINTTDPAARKSTWGKIQSLIYEQVPVMKVGDAYTYDIASPKLKGLNPNGPVFWNVSTK, from the coding sequence ATGAGATACGGTCCAAGTGTCTTGATGCGTGGCGTCGTGGGGCTGGCCACCGCTTCATTCTTGCTTGCGCAGGCCAATGCCGCCACCCTGCTGCGCGAAGCCACCATCGGAGAACCGCCACCGCTCGATGTCATGCTGACGACAGCCGACGTCGCATCGGTCATCGGCCGCCACATCTTCGAGACCCTGTATGCGCTGGACTCGACCTATACGCCGCGTCCGCTGCTGGCCGAGAGCGATCGCACGGAAGACGGCGGTCGGACCATCGTCATCAAGCTCCGCGAAGGTGTCCTCTTCCACAACGGCAAGGAGATGACCGCCAAGGACGTGGCCGCCTCGATGACGCGATGGGGCAGTTTCGGTGCCCGCGGCAAGCTCCTGATGGCGGCGGCTACGTCGGTCGAGGCCACCGGACAGTATGAAGTCACCCTGAAATTGTCCGCGCCGAACGGCGCCTGGAAGGCTCTCATTGCGGACGTCAATGGCGGTCTTGCGATCTATCCGGAAGACATAGCCGCCAAAGCGGGGAACCGGCCGATCGAGCAAAAGGACTATATCGGCACCGGGCCTTACAAGTTCGTGGAGTGGCGGCCGAACCGCTATGTCGAGGTGGAGAGGTTCGACGGCTACAAGCCGGTGAAGGAAAAGGGTGACGGCTTCGCCGGCGCCCGCGTTGCGAGCTTCGACAAGATCCGGTTCATTCCGGTGCCTGACGTCGGAACGCGCGTGAGCGGCGTGCAGGCGGGCGACTACGACTATGCGGAAATGATCTCCGGTGATCTGTACGAGTCCCTGAGCAAAGATCCATCGGTTCAGGTGCAGCGTACCAACGCGCCGATCTTCGGCCTGTTCTTCATGAACTCGAAGCAGGGAATCCTGAAGGACAATTACAAGCTCCGTCGCGCTATCCAGACCGCGCTGGATAAGTCGCAGGCGCTGCGCGTCGCCTTCGGTCCCAAGGACCTATGGACTGCCGAAGGATCGATCTTTCCAAACGGCACACCCTGGTACTCGAGCGAAGGCGTCTCCAATTACAGTGCGCACGACCCGAAGAAGGCCAAGGAGCTCGCAAAGGAGGCGGACTACACGGGGACGCCGATCCGCCTGCTGGTCTCGACGAACTACCAGGCACACTATGACGAAGCCTCCGTCTTCACCCGCCAGCTGGCCGACGCCGGGATCAATGTTCAGATGATGGTCGTCGATTGGGCGACCCTTCTGAAGATGCGCGGCCAGCCGGAACAATGGGACATCTTCGTCACCCACCATTCCTTCGCGCCCGACCCGCTGCTGCTCACGTTCTTGAATGCGAGCTATCCCGGCTGGTGGGACAGCCCCGAGATCGGCTCGCTTAGAGCTGAGTTGATCAACACGACCGATCCAGCCGCGCGCAAGTCGACTTGGGGCAAGATCCAGTCGCTGATCTATGAGCAGGTACCGGTGATGAAAGTAGGCGATGCCTACACCTATGACATTGCTTCTCCCAAGCTCAAGGGGCTCAACCCAAACGGCCCCGTGTTCTGGAATGTGTCCACGAAATAA
- a CDS encoding potassium channel family protein, whose product MAVQFLLGTLISVINIMIHALVTVAAIDIARTAGLKHTARPRSHLMAVMVTTAVILMVAHTVEVLIWALAYATVGAAPSGSDLLYFTFVNYTTLGYGDITPAAGWRLTGPMTAMNGILMFGWSTAVLFEVLRKTVEHLAAIAAPQSNSGDRG is encoded by the coding sequence ATGGCGGTCCAGTTCCTGCTCGGTACCTTGATCAGCGTGATCAACATCATGATTCACGCGCTGGTGACCGTTGCGGCCATCGACATCGCTCGTACCGCTGGCTTGAAGCATACGGCGCGGCCCCGGTCGCACCTGATGGCCGTGATGGTCACCACTGCTGTCATTTTGATGGTTGCGCACACTGTCGAGGTTCTCATTTGGGCGCTCGCCTATGCGACGGTCGGCGCGGCACCTTCGGGGAGCGATCTGCTATATTTCACCTTCGTGAACTACACCACGCTCGGCTATGGGGACATCACGCCCGCCGCGGGGTGGCGGCTGACGGGACCCATGACAGCGATGAACGGCATCCTGATGTTTGGTTGGTCAACCGCAGTTCTTTTCGAGGTGCTGCGCAAGACGGTGGAGCATCTTGCGGCGATCGCGGCGCCACAGTCTAATTCTGGAGATCGAGGCTAG
- a CDS encoding response regulator: MFARKSIYVVDDDSSMRRSLERLLRKHGFDAVAFDSAAALLRYGCFDEACCIVLDINLNGESGISLRRRLASEGATTPIIYITGNDCQANQVAAIQSGCAAYLAKPFAASALIDSIERACAGHN, from the coding sequence TTGTTTGCACGTAAGTCGATTTACGTCGTGGATGATGATTCATCGATGCGCCGAAGCTTGGAGCGGCTGCTTCGGAAGCACGGCTTTGATGCGGTTGCTTTTGATTCCGCCGCCGCGCTGCTTCGTTATGGCTGCTTCGACGAGGCGTGCTGCATCGTTCTGGATATCAATCTGAACGGAGAGTCGGGCATCTCACTTCGCCGCAGGCTCGCTAGCGAGGGTGCCACGACCCCCATCATCTACATTACCGGCAACGACTGCCAGGCGAATCAAGTGGCCGCGATTCAGTCCGGGTGCGCCGCCTATCTGGCCAAGCCCTTCGCGGCAAGCGCACTCATCGACTCCATTGAACGCGCCTGCGCCGGGCATAACTGA
- a CDS encoding response regulator, translating to MPGFVYVVDDDASFRMAIQRRLKLAGYEVVTYASAQQLLDDPPGSSHPGCILLDVQLPGLSGPELQTSLVQCQSPLPIVFLTGHADTATTVRAIKAGAEDFLTKPVSSEQLIDAIERAMAQQEAVRSQQSKLDSLRSRLTSLSRRERQVFDLIVRGKINKQIAYELGTTERTVKAHRHQVMTKMQVLSFAELVSAAERLGLLDSEKA from the coding sequence TTGCCCGGCTTCGTTTATGTCGTGGACGACGACGCATCCTTCCGGATGGCGATCCAGCGTCGACTCAAACTGGCCGGGTATGAAGTTGTGACCTACGCGTCCGCGCAGCAGCTACTGGATGATCCGCCAGGGTCCAGCCATCCGGGATGTATCTTGCTTGATGTGCAGCTTCCGGGCCTGAGCGGGCCGGAGTTGCAAACCTCGCTCGTCCAATGCCAGTCGCCGCTGCCCATCGTCTTCCTGACTGGACATGCCGATACCGCGACGACGGTCCGTGCGATCAAGGCCGGCGCGGAGGACTTTCTGACCAAGCCGGTATCGTCAGAACAGTTGATCGATGCGATTGAGCGCGCGATGGCTCAACAGGAGGCGGTGCGCAGCCAACAGAGCAAGCTCGATTCGCTGCGTTCTCGCTTGACGTCTCTGTCGCGGCGTGAACGACAGGTGTTCGACCTGATCGTACGCGGTAAAATCAACAAGCAGATCGCCTATGAGCTTGGAACGACCGAACGTACGGTGAAAGCGCACCGCCACCAAGTGATGACTAAGATGCAGGTACTGTCGTTTGCCGAACTGGTGTCCGCTGCCGAGCGGCTCGGCCTTCTGGATTCGGAAAAGGCGTAG
- a CDS encoding ABC transporter permease, with protein MSSNSVTLWLKPFVARPIALAGLGVLLATVLAAVFAPWVSPYDPYAIDPLIRLTPPNVTHWFGTDQFGRDTLSRTIHSARMALLIGSGVVVFALATGVPAGVLSALFPRLGHLLMRIVDVLMAFPTLLLALGLIVILSPSVATVILAIGIGYMTTTTRIVYGLTLRLRAETYVEASRSMGAGAAWLITRHILPNLVSPLLVQASFVFAFAQLGAASLDFLGLGAPPDIPSWGNMLAESRTFITRAPWLLFFPGMMIVATAFSLNLVGDALRDRLDPRFRQVFGEKG; from the coding sequence ATGAGCAGCAACAGCGTGACATTGTGGCTCAAGCCGTTTGTCGCCCGCCCGATCGCGCTGGCCGGGCTCGGGGTTCTTCTGGCGACTGTGCTCGCCGCCGTCTTCGCACCCTGGGTGTCGCCTTACGATCCGTATGCCATCGATCCCCTGATCCGCCTGACGCCCCCGAACGTGACCCACTGGTTCGGCACCGACCAATTCGGCCGGGATACCCTGTCGCGCACCATTCATTCAGCACGCATGGCACTTCTGATCGGCTCCGGCGTGGTCGTCTTCGCTCTCGCGACCGGCGTTCCGGCCGGCGTACTTTCCGCTCTGTTCCCGCGGCTGGGGCACCTGCTGATGCGCATAGTCGACGTGCTGATGGCTTTCCCGACTCTGCTTCTCGCACTCGGCCTGATTGTCATCTTGAGCCCGAGTGTGGCCACCGTCATTCTGGCCATCGGGATCGGCTACATGACGACGACGACCCGCATCGTCTATGGACTGACACTGCGCTTGCGCGCGGAAACCTACGTCGAGGCGTCTCGCAGCATGGGCGCCGGAGCGGCGTGGCTCATCACTCGGCACATCTTGCCGAACCTGGTCTCACCACTTCTCGTGCAGGCCAGCTTCGTCTTCGCGTTCGCGCAGCTCGGCGCGGCTTCACTCGACTTCCTGGGCCTCGGCGCCCCGCCGGACATTCCGAGCTGGGGCAATATGCTGGCGGAATCGCGGACTTTCATCACGCGCGCTCCGTGGCTGCTCTTCTTCCCGGGCATGATGATCGTGGCGACTGCATTTTCTCTGAACCTGGTCGGCGATGCATTGCGCGATCGACTCGATCCGCGGTTCCGTCAAGTCTTCGGTGAGAAGGGTTAG
- a CDS encoding acetate kinase, producing the protein MDTILVIDAGSSRLRFRIYSIEGEGSLRQQIKGRIDGIGRCPRLQASSAGGDPLANRAYPIDAVPDILAALNIAGAWLRDELHISPIAIGHRVVHGGAEHDRPVLIDHGILARLEGMTALAPLHLPHNLAPIRSILTDFPTLPQVACFETAFHRAHAAVADHYAIPRGLHAEGVRRYGFHGLSYEYIAKTLLRVAPEIAMGRVIVAHLGSGASMCALHGGRSVESTMGFTAIDGLPMEARPGQIDAGVVLYLISEKGMAASRVQEFLHGDCGLNGLSGLSGDIRQLEASEDVNAKFAIDYFAHWVGLNAGMLSAALQGLDAFVFTAGIGESSASIRLRVAERLAWLGVELDVAQNARQSQLISSSASRIPVYVVPSDVDLMIARHTLALLMNSSATASKGAS; encoded by the coding sequence ATGGATACCATCCTTGTCATCGATGCCGGCTCTTCCCGCCTCAGGTTCCGGATCTATTCGATCGAAGGAGAAGGAAGCCTGCGGCAACAGATCAAGGGACGGATCGACGGGATCGGGCGTTGCCCGCGACTGCAGGCGAGCAGCGCCGGCGGCGATCCGCTTGCCAATCGCGCCTATCCGATCGACGCAGTGCCGGATATTCTGGCCGCACTGAACATTGCAGGCGCCTGGTTGCGGGATGAGCTTCATATCAGCCCCATTGCTATCGGGCACCGCGTCGTTCACGGCGGTGCAGAGCATGACCGGCCGGTCCTGATTGATCATGGGATCCTGGCGCGCCTGGAAGGAATGACCGCGTTGGCGCCGCTTCATCTGCCGCATAATCTGGCGCCCATACGATCGATCCTGACCGACTTCCCAACGCTGCCGCAGGTCGCCTGCTTCGAGACCGCATTTCATCGAGCCCATGCTGCGGTGGCCGATCACTACGCGATCCCTCGTGGGCTTCATGCCGAGGGCGTACGGCGCTATGGATTTCATGGCCTCTCCTACGAATACATCGCGAAGACCTTGCTGAGGGTTGCGCCGGAAATTGCGATGGGACGCGTGATTGTCGCGCATCTCGGGAGCGGGGCATCAATGTGCGCCCTCCATGGAGGACGGAGCGTCGAGAGCACCATGGGCTTCACCGCGATCGACGGACTGCCGATGGAAGCGCGACCAGGGCAGATCGACGCGGGAGTTGTGCTCTATCTCATCTCGGAAAAGGGAATGGCGGCGTCCAGGGTGCAGGAGTTTCTCCACGGGGATTGCGGGCTGAACGGCCTCTCGGGCCTCAGCGGCGATATCCGTCAGCTCGAGGCAAGTGAAGATGTCAACGCGAAATTCGCGATCGACTATTTCGCTCACTGGGTCGGCCTTAACGCCGGTATGCTCTCAGCTGCGTTGCAGGGGCTCGATGCGTTCGTCTTCACCGCCGGGATCGGCGAAAGCTCCGCGTCGATCCGTTTGCGCGTGGCGGAGCGGCTCGCATGGCTCGGTGTCGAGCTTGATGTGGCGCAGAACGCGCGGCAATCGCAGCTGATATCGTCTTCAGCGAGCCGCATTCCGGTTTACGTCGTGCCGTCCGACGTGGATCTCATGATCGCGAGACACACGTTGGCGCTGCTGATGAACAGCAGCGCGACAGCATCAAAGGGGGCATCGTGA
- a CDS encoding AI-2E family transporter, with protein sequence MKTLRQIFSGDEIIQLLIRLGLLGLLLIWALLLVRPFVPILAWSVVLAAALNPVFRRLSDILGGRPKLAATILTLVNLAVVIGPATWLGMGAVDGITDLAAQMTAGELHVPSPPQSLKDWPVIGPQLFDLWDQATTNLRSLLRAVVPYLKPFAATLLGFAGNAGVGTVKFLLSVAVAGVLFPYGPQLVGAGRSFLSRVVPDQSEHFLDLAGATIRAVAQGVIGVAIIQALLAGIGFKVAGIASAGLLAFAVLLLSIVQIGGAIVILPVIIWIWTDKEFPIALLLTVFFVIVSVLDNILKPLVMGRGLTTPALVILIGVIGGTLFHGIIGLFIGPIILSVVWELTVAWIRTERAVPAKLAIEL encoded by the coding sequence GTGAAAACACTCCGCCAGATATTCTCCGGAGACGAGATCATCCAGCTTCTCATCCGGCTGGGGTTGCTGGGGCTGTTGCTCATCTGGGCGCTCCTCCTGGTCCGCCCATTCGTGCCCATATTGGCCTGGAGTGTCGTGCTTGCCGCTGCCCTTAATCCGGTGTTTCGGCGCCTCAGTGACATTCTCGGTGGCCGACCGAAGCTTGCAGCAACGATCCTTACTCTCGTCAATCTTGCTGTTGTGATCGGACCCGCGACCTGGCTGGGCATGGGCGCGGTCGACGGGATCACCGATCTTGCCGCCCAAATGACGGCTGGCGAACTGCACGTGCCTTCGCCGCCGCAGTCTCTCAAGGATTGGCCCGTCATCGGCCCTCAGCTCTTCGATCTCTGGGACCAAGCGACGACCAATCTCCGATCGCTCTTGCGCGCTGTGGTGCCCTACCTGAAGCCATTCGCGGCGACCCTGCTCGGATTTGCAGGCAATGCCGGGGTAGGTACGGTCAAGTTTCTGTTGTCGGTGGCGGTGGCCGGGGTGCTGTTTCCGTATGGACCTCAGCTCGTGGGGGCGGGGCGCAGCTTTCTGTCGCGCGTCGTGCCCGACCAGAGCGAGCACTTTCTCGACCTGGCAGGTGCCACGATCCGTGCTGTGGCCCAAGGCGTGATCGGCGTCGCCATCATCCAGGCATTGCTGGCGGGCATCGGATTCAAGGTGGCCGGCATCGCCAGCGCGGGGCTGCTGGCATTTGCGGTGTTGTTGTTGTCGATCGTGCAAATAGGCGGCGCTATTGTCATCCTGCCGGTCATCATCTGGATCTGGACCGACAAGGAATTTCCGATCGCGCTCCTGCTGACGGTGTTTTTCGTGATCGTTTCGGTTCTCGACAACATCCTGAAACCACTTGTCATGGGCCGCGGCCTGACCACGCCAGCGCTCGTGATCCTGATCGGGGTGATCGGAGGAACCCTCTTCCATGGGATCATCGGCCTCTTCATCGGACCTATCATCCTATCTGTGGTCTGGGAGCTGACGGTGGCCTGGATTCGTACCGAACGTGCCGTGCCGGCGAAACTGGCGATCGAGCTTTGA
- a CDS encoding helix-turn-helix domain-containing protein, producing MFVRTAADASSPLHSLRELGLNTESNPIISLNEFTYKKGSEVYGEKEAAEYVYQVKKGAVRSYKLLSDGRRQIGAFHLAGDIFGLENGSAHRFTTEAIVDTTVRLVRRQSLELVAQDDAVVARNLLSMTTTNLQHAEDHMLLLGRKTSLERVAAFLIEMDKRLTAAGIMALPMSRRDIADYLGLTLETVSRALSRLHELGILGFIGNTQRQIVLLDRLKLASLDLQN from the coding sequence ATGTTCGTTCGCACCGCTGCCGACGCCTCTTCGCCGCTTCATTCGCTCCGGGAGCTCGGGCTAAACACCGAGTCAAATCCAATCATCAGTCTAAACGAATTTACCTATAAGAAGGGCTCGGAAGTCTACGGCGAAAAGGAGGCCGCGGAGTACGTCTATCAGGTGAAGAAGGGTGCTGTGCGGAGCTACAAGCTCCTGTCGGACGGCCGACGCCAAATCGGCGCATTTCACCTTGCGGGCGACATCTTCGGGCTGGAAAACGGCAGCGCGCACAGGTTCACGACGGAAGCGATCGTCGACACCACGGTTCGCCTCGTGAGGCGCCAAAGTCTCGAGCTGGTTGCGCAGGACGACGCCGTGGTGGCTCGTAACCTGCTGAGCATGACCACGACCAACCTTCAGCATGCGGAAGACCATATGCTGCTGCTCGGCCGCAAGACGTCGCTGGAGCGGGTCGCAGCCTTCCTGATCGAGATGGACAAGCGGCTGACGGCCGCCGGGATCATGGCGCTGCCGATGTCGCGGCGCGATATCGCTGACTATCTCGGATTAACGCTGGAAACCGTATCCCGGGCACTTTCGCGGTTGCATGAGCTCGGCATCCTCGGCTTCATCGGAAACACCCAGCGCCAGATCGTGCTGCTGGACAGGCTGAAGCTCGCTAGCCTCGATCTCCAGAATTAG
- a CDS encoding outer membrane beta-barrel protein — protein sequence MMKRLLLTTIGLVALAMGPAMAADMAVKAPPLAPIVPIYNWTGFYIGGNGGWAQNHNCVDFLDAAGVAVASGCRDRSGGVIGGQLGYRWQASQWVFGLEAQGDWADLSNQRVSLFDPTLSTRAKTSAIGLFTGQIGYAWNASLLYVKGGAAVTDNRLSVLDTASGVELAAQSATRWGGVIGVGFEYGFTPNWSVGLEYDHLFMGHRNNSFTVADPRLAAFVNDRITQDVDMLTVRFNYRFGGANPVVARY from the coding sequence ATGATGAAAAGACTTCTGCTGACAACAATTGGCCTGGTGGCGTTGGCCATGGGACCCGCCATGGCTGCCGATATGGCCGTGAAGGCGCCGCCTCTGGCACCGATCGTTCCAATCTACAATTGGACGGGGTTCTACATCGGCGGCAATGGTGGCTGGGCGCAGAACCACAACTGCGTGGATTTCCTTGACGCGGCCGGCGTCGCCGTCGCTTCCGGCTGCCGCGATCGATCCGGTGGCGTCATCGGTGGCCAGCTTGGCTATCGCTGGCAGGCCAGCCAGTGGGTGTTTGGTCTGGAGGCTCAGGGCGATTGGGCGGATCTCAGTAACCAGCGCGTCAGCCTGTTCGATCCGACGCTCTCCACGCGCGCCAAAACGAGCGCCATCGGCCTCTTCACCGGCCAGATCGGCTACGCCTGGAATGCGTCACTGCTCTACGTGAAGGGCGGCGCGGCGGTGACAGACAACCGGCTGAGCGTCCTTGATACTGCGTCCGGCGTCGAACTCGCCGCGCAAAGTGCGACCCGTTGGGGTGGCGTCATTGGTGTTGGATTCGAGTACGGCTTCACCCCGAATTGGTCGGTGGGGCTCGAATACGATCATCTGTTCATGGGGCACCGGAATAATTCGTTCACGGTCGCCGATCCGCGCCTTGCCGCTTTTGTGAACGACCGGATCACCCAGGACGTCGATATGCTCACCGTGCGCTTCAACTACCGCTTCGGCGGGGCCAACCCGGTCGTCGCAAGGTACTGA
- a CDS encoding MurR/RpiR family transcriptional regulator encodes MAGDIISLIRQSALSLSPSEQRVATVLLADMEFAVHASNSELARRARVSEPTVTRFSRSVGCRGVRDLKVRLAQAMAVGRIYVEPPPHVRTDLARPALWRSVFQEIRRAIAAAEEGLRKDDIERAAEAISRCSKLAAFGVGGGSTLAAAEVQNRFFRLGIAVSHASDPSLMRMIAATFGRDDVVVAISTTGAANEVIEAATIAKQYGALVVAITKPQSRLASIADIALGVHVPEAPDALKPTASRYAFLATIDLLAASTAYCKPLEAQARMRRIKYELLKGSDGDAKGPLGD; translated from the coding sequence ATGGCCGGCGACATCATCTCCCTTATCAGGCAGAGCGCTCTAAGCCTCAGTCCGTCGGAGCAGCGCGTTGCCACGGTGCTGCTGGCCGATATGGAGTTTGCCGTTCACGCCAGCAATTCCGAGCTGGCCCGCCGGGCGCGCGTCAGCGAGCCGACGGTAACCCGGTTCAGCCGCTCCGTCGGTTGCCGGGGCGTCCGCGACCTCAAGGTGAGGCTGGCTCAAGCAATGGCGGTTGGGCGGATTTACGTTGAGCCTCCCCCGCATGTCAGGACCGATCTGGCACGCCCCGCGCTCTGGCGGTCGGTGTTTCAGGAAATTCGTCGTGCAATTGCCGCTGCCGAGGAGGGACTTCGCAAGGACGACATCGAGAGGGCTGCCGAAGCGATCTCCCGCTGTTCGAAGCTTGCAGCGTTCGGGGTGGGGGGCGGTTCCACTCTTGCGGCGGCGGAAGTTCAGAACCGGTTCTTTCGTCTTGGGATCGCCGTCTCGCATGCCTCCGATCCGAGCTTGATGCGCATGATCGCCGCGACTTTCGGGCGGGATGACGTCGTCGTTGCCATCTCGACCACCGGTGCGGCGAACGAAGTGATCGAGGCAGCCACTATCGCCAAGCAATACGGCGCCTTGGTCGTCGCAATCACCAAGCCGCAAAGCAGGCTGGCCTCAATCGCCGATATTGCGCTTGGCGTGCACGTGCCCGAAGCGCCAGACGCGCTTAAGCCGACCGCGTCGCGCTATGCATTTCTCGCCACCATCGATCTGCTCGCAGCGTCAACCGCCTATTGCAAGCCGCTCGAAGCCCAGGCCCGCATGCGGCGGATCAAATACGAGTTGCTGAAGGGGAGCGACGGGGACGCCAAAGGGCCGCTGGGGGACTGA